A window of Hevea brasiliensis isolate MT/VB/25A 57/8 chromosome 14, ASM3005281v1, whole genome shotgun sequence contains these coding sequences:
- the LOC131172974 gene encoding secreted RxLR effector protein 161-like produces MEKIPYSCAIGSLMYAQVCTRSDMAFAISVLGRYLNNPRWSHWKVAKKVMRYLLGTKNYILTYKRSSNLEVIGYSDSNFASCVDDRKSTYGYIFMMSRGAVS; encoded by the coding sequence ATGGAAAAGATTCCATATAGTTGTGCTATTGGCAGCTTGATGTATGCTCAAGTATGCACTCGTTCTGATATGGCATTTGCTATTAGTGTCCTTGGTAGATACTTGAATAATCCTAGatggagtcattggaaagttgcAAAGAAAGTTATGAGATATTTGCTCGGTACTAAGAATTATATATTGACTTACAAAAGATCTAGCAATCTGGAAGTCATTGGGTACTCTGATTCTAACTTTGCAAGCTGTGTAGATGATAGAAAATCTACTTATGgttacatctttatgatgtctagAGGAGCTGTTTCTTAG